The following is a genomic window from Rhinatrema bivittatum chromosome 12, aRhiBiv1.1, whole genome shotgun sequence.
tgtggtgtgtgtgtgcgtacaaCAATACATGTGATAGAATTTCAATATATTTGGTATGTGAGTTTCTGTGACTGAAGATGACTGAGCAattgtgtgtatgtgcgagaCTAAACATAGGTGAGACTAATGCTGCAGTAATGCCGGCAGAagctctgtgatttttttttttgttgtccttGGCTGACACTTACTGGCTTCTCGTCTCCATCCAAGATGTCTTCTTTGGTAAACAGTCTCATGCAGTCCATGAGGGACACTTCGGAATGCCCCTTCTGTACAGAAGGGAGAGACACCATCAGTAATTCTACACGGGGCAACCGGGTACGAGtctgagggagagaagtgaagggatgcagagagagagagagagagagagagagagagagagacacgtACCTTGGCGATAGGCAGTGACAAGTCCCAGAAGGGGTCGAAGACCGTGGAGCAGTAACTGCACTCGCTGCACGTCAGTGAGCTCTTCAGCTGGCCAACAAAGAGATCTGGGAATGGCAGTAAAAAAACAGAGAGGTGAGCGGGGATGAGGGGGCAGAAcgcaggtgggagagagagaggcagagggacGAGTACAGCTGTAATGGGGCGCAGCACAAGTGAAGGCAAGGTACAGAAGTGAACACAGAGATGCAGCCAGAAAATTAGAGGCAGAAAGAGAAGCACTTGTGAAAGAGAGGCCGAGTGCCGAGCACACAGTAATGGAAAAGTATTTAGAAAACTTAGGGACCAGCCAAAAATATATCATtaggaaccggggggggggggggggggggggggggggggggggggaagccttttttttttttaaatgtacactTTTGGGTCTATTTTTGagggttttgttgttttattttgctttcttttcctcCTCACGCATCAGTCcaatttctctcttcccctccactccagccaccccctcccttcccttccttgttCACATTTTCCCCCCTTCCCTACTGCCCAGCAGGTGCCAGGAACCAATTTTAGGCACCCAAGCGCCTGGGATTTTTCCACCCACGAGCGCAGCCGAGGGCAGACACAGAACACTGAATACAGGGGTAGGAGGGAAAGCAGAGGTGAGGGAGAGCGCAGGTAAGGGTATAGCGCATAGGTGAGGGAGACCACAAAACTCCAGAAACTACCGAAAAGCACACAATGAAGGCTGCGCAATGATATCCCCCTGATATTACATTTCAAACCCAGTAACTCTTGGTATTGTAGAGAATTCTGACACTGATAGAATGGTGGAtctcaaacataaaataaacaaacaaactaccCCCGCTACAGTTTCTTACACCTAGCAACTTACCCACAATCTTGCTGTCTTCCCTTTCCAAATATTTCTGCCACATCTGCCTTCCCTTTTCAGTGTCCCTGTGGAAGGATAAGGAGCTCATCAATACCCTTTCACCTTaagccccagcatcctgtgctggagacagacaagGCAGCTTATCTCGTGGCAGTTTGGGAGCCTTCACCTTTCCCTTCTGACACAGGGCATGCACCCATGGAGAACATCACGCAGAGCAAATGggaccccttccctcctcctgcacaCAGGGTATGTTCTCTTGGGAAGCACTATACACAGCAAACAGAAACCCTTCTCGCCTCCTGCACACAGGGCATACATCCATGGGAAGCACCATATACAGCAAATGGgactccttccctcctcctgcatACAGGGTATGTTCTCTTGGGAAACACTATACACAGCAACAGAAACCCTTCCCTGCTACTGCACATGGGGCATGTACTCATGGGAAGCACAGTACACAGCAAATGGGACCCTTTCACTTCTGTTACAGCCAGTCTAAGAGTACTTGTGGTACAGGTATTTTTCTGAATGACTGTGGGCACAACAGctgcttctggactggctgctgttttcattaaaagaaaagcaggaagcagaagatacTATTTTTCCAAAAATCCTTTTCTTTGCTCAAAAATCTTCAtttttaatcaaaacaaaacaagggcATGCTAATGCTAAAGAAATTCCAGCTAAAATGCAACTGCCGTTACACAGAAAGCCCTGAAGTTATGACACTGAATGAGAAGAAAGAGTCCGTCGCCTCCCAGCATGCACTTCTCTGCCTCCGACACTTACGGGAGAAGATCGAGGTCGCTGGAAGGGGCTTTGGGCCGCACTGTGACACGATTCACCTCATTGTGAAGCCCATCCAGGAGAAAGCGTAGGAACTCCTGGGCATCTTGCTGACTGTGGGAAGAAGGAAATAAAGGGAgcgtgaaaaaaaaacccaaaaacaaaacagagggaCAAAacagggagggtgagtgagaggaacagagagagggaaggtgacagaaggagagaagaaagagTGGAATGAGAAAGAAAGGGGGAACGAGGAGTGTGAAATGGTGTGGGAACGGGCATGAATACAGAAATAATGATCAATAGCACAGACTCCCACCAGCAACCCCTGCTCTTTCACAAATGGTCTCTCCGTTACTCACTTGTAGCCCACAAAGCGGGGAGCATACTTCTGGATCTGGGTCTTGAATTCCGATGGACTCACCACCTCATTGGCCGAAGACGTCCACATGGTTTGTATCAACTGTGCAAATGCTGGAAAGCGAAACAAAGAGAGCAGGAGTTATAAGAGAGGTCGGGGGTGTTCACTCTACAGCTAAGGTCTCGGCATTTGCTGCGGCAGGATTCTTAATTTTTGCTGCGGCAGGATTCTTAATTTTTGCTGCGGCAGGATTCTTAATTTTTGCTGCGGCAGGATTCTTATTTTTGCTCTCTAAGGATGAAATGTGTGAGGCAATAGTGCTCGTGAGTATAGAAGAGGTTAAGATCTGAGCGTGTGCGAGTGTGTGTACAAGTCAGAATATGAATGTGCATGAGTCTGCAAGAGTGGAAAACAATCGTGCGGCCATGCAATAAACAGACTGCTCACGCCTCTCTGGACCACAGCATGGTGCCAGATATagctcctcttctccccaccatttttttttaactcataccttttttttttttttttttgctatccttCTCTGTGGATAAAGAGTGAAAACTCTCTTCTAGGGGGCAACCTTCTGTTCCTTCAGTAAGGCAACAGGTTACACTGGGCTCCCATTcccagccccaccccccccccggcattcCTTACCTTCCATAAGAGCAGTGTTGGTGCGTCGAGCACTGCTCAGATCCCGGCTGTACAAGCCCTGCAGAGAGTATTCCCTCAATTCTTTGGTGTTACTCAGGCACTGCAGGATTGAATTCATAAAGCACTAGAAAACAGAAAAGGCAAAACCACTGTCACTCAGATGGGGAGGGATGCAGGGCGTGTGAGGTCGAGCCACAAGACCAACACGCGTGCTGATGAGCCAACAGGCGTGCGTATGAGTGCTCGTGCGTTCCGGTGTATCTGTGCATCTTAGCATGACTATTAATGTACTATGTGTTGATGTGGGTGCTCAGATTTATATTACTGaatagcatttaataaaaaacttttctctacagctagtggctttaagcattcttatGTCAATGAACCACAACAGTGTGCTGGTGAGTCTGTAGCTATCCTCAACTGCCAGGCTTCCTCCTTCCTTATATATGACAGTGCGCTGCACACCAGTATTTCAAAATTAGAGTGTTATCTTATCCAGGATGCCTGCTTGCAAAACTACCTTTTAGGGATTATGCTTTGTGCACGTATTTTCCCTTTGTATGTATTCGGTTTATTGTAACTTGCTTTAGGTACTGTTCTCGCAGGAAGGCACGTAATAAGTCAAAGAACAGAACAGCACTTGCCACAGCTACAAAATGCATGCGCTCACTGGcgcctgctttctctgcaggtaGACCTTTGCTGGAAAAGTCCGCAAAAAGATCTGAAAATGCCCCCTGCACGTGTGTCTGTACTCCTCTAGACCTACACCCCGCCCAAATGGCTCGTCTCACTGTGGCTAGAAGCACACACCCTGTGGAATGCCGTGCAGCCATTTAACTGCATCGAGGGAGGTAAATTTTCCGACAAGTGATTAACATGGGGTAAAACGCTTTGAGAAttgttctcttaaaaaaaaaaaagtttttctggTCTACTAAAGAGTTCCATTAATCTCTCCATTGCGCATGGCTACGAGGCGTGCTTCCGCAGTCACTCGCGCCGGAGAAGCACTGGCCTGAATGTAATCTAGGATAGGATGGGAAAATGCCAGCAACCAAACAGATGAGCTTTTTTCAGAAGATTTTGCTTGACAGCTAAGCAGGTGCCCAGGTAAAAATCAGGGACTGATAACTGCTCTCCTCCTAGGCAGGTAGAAGTACTTGTGCTGATTTGTAGCACAGGTGTTTTTACCAGTGCTGCAAAGGGGCCGGCAGACAACGCGCTGGGATCTCATTTTTGAAATCATAAGGGGCTGTGTTTATGGTGCAGACTTTGAAAAGCAAGTGCTGGGCGTTTTCCTTGGAAAATCAGCTTGCAGGCCCAACAAGCCTGCAAGTTCCCTGTAGGGGTTTCAAAATTGCACAGATCCATGTTGGACAAAAATGTACTCAGAAATATTTGGAAGTCTAGTGGCCTTTTCTTGATTTTAAAGATAAATGTGTGTTATATTGCACTTCTATATGCCCCTTCCTCAAACAGTGCATTTGTTCACttgaatatatacaaataaaggTCAAAAAGtatcataactttttttttattgactttaATTTTAAGGCTATAATGGCAGTTGGGTATTTCGCCTTCTCATTTACAGAGCCATTATATATATTGCTCTTACTTCAggaacatcctttttttttttttttactttcattggCAGCGTCACTGCTGTTGGACAAATGTTTCCTGCATTTGTGTATGAACATTTTTAGCATTGTTTAGACTGTGCTTTGCAGAGCTACCTCAATGAAAAAgctaaaagttattaaataaaaacccccaaaacaactTTTTCTGCCCTGTCCTGAAAACGAATTCACTCAGTAGAACACGGACTATCATACTTCCCTTACTCCCAGAAAACGTCCCACGGATAAGTCATCCTCTTTCAAGACCCTTTCTTGACCCATACAGATGTGGCCCCCATCAAACTTACTGTATTGCCTAGGTTACGGAGGCCCGTGAGGCCGTGAACAGTCTTGGAGTACTGCAAAAGAAAAGCAAGACAGACCATCAGCTCTGAaatatgggggtgggtgggtagtgcattcattttcaaatgaaatgagaaacatgacataaaagaaaaaaacccaacaacttgCATTCTGgttgaaaacaaaccaaaaacagccACCACCAAAATTGAAGGTTCCCCCCGGTTGTCTTGTTTCATAAAGTCAACAAAAGCCTCCGCCCACCAAAAGCCACAAAACGCAGTCCGCCCGCCCGCCCCAATCTTCGTACAACACAATAATGCCAGCTGGTGCCATTCTGAAACCAGGACCCGGAGGGGCAGAAATGACTGGGGATAGCTCCTGCCCCATCTGGCTTGCCACAATCGCACGGACGGGGCAAATTACTACCTGTGAGAAGGGAGTGGAGGGTGAAGGcccggtttgtttgggtttttttttttttttatttcctctgcGCTGGAGGGTGGGGTTCAGAGGaatgtttcttgttttttttcttctgtgtttttcttttcattttatgttcattttgtttatagtaaacaaagcaaaattaacttaaaacaaaacgaaaagaaaaacccaaaaacaaaaaagcaaacttttttttttttgtgtgtgcacatccctacagaaacTAAAAGTCCCTTGAAGGGAGCGGCTTTCTCCCTGCTCAGGCCcgaaggctgtgtgtgtgtgctgcctCAGTCCCTGTCTGTTCCCTCAGATGGAAATGTTCACGTAGCTCCTGCAACTGCAAACTAAGAAGTGTTTTTAGCACGTGCAATTTATGCAGTCCAGCACACACTTTGCACCTATTTGCACTGGTAGCCAAGTGGGGGTCAAAACAATGCACGTACAATTGAGAAATCATTCCTGTGTGTGCGCTATTtgactcccctgacctaaacagccaacaggaatgcctctttgcaATGTAACCGGAGGTGCCCTATGGAACTTGCATGCACTCTCCGTCACATCTGACAGTGTCAGTTTCCAGTCAGACCATTTTATCCGGGCAAATGCCTTGGAAGACTGCCCTCCCCATGTGGCACTATTCTCAAGAACAGATATGCCCTCTCCCCACCAAGGGCATCAGGAGtgtttctccctcccctcctcgcTCTCATGCTGCTGTTCCTTGAGGGCTGGCAGATTCTGGGGAAAGGTTCAGGCTCTGGGTTCAAAGTCTGCGGTAATTACTTGAGGGTTTCTCTGTAATTCTCAGGCGCGtgtgaaacacacacacacacactttctctctctctctcacccttacCCCTCtacctgctccttctctcccccttttCCCTTTATTTCATGAAGCAGGAACAGTTTCACTATTTCTCAGCAGCGAGAGTTTCCTCCCGGCTGCTcccttctcccccatccccaagcAGTTAGAGAGTTACTATTATCTGGCAAGTTTgaaagaccaaaggtccatccagtccaaTCTTCTTCCGATGGCctaacagctctctctctctctacactttGCATCTGCACTCGGTTCtgcagttgtaaaaaaaaaaaaaaaaaacacaaaaaaaccacaaCCCTTTTCTCAACCCCACCCAGTGAGGGGCTCAGAATCACAGGACTAGCACTTTTCCTCAGCACGTATCCCTAATCATCGCCACCACACTTAGTGAAAGTGGTGAGATCTATTTATTGCCCCTTAATGGTAGAGAAAGAATGCCGGTTTTATCTAAAATCACGCTCAGAGCCCTTCCGCTGAGAACCTATACAatatgggtgggggtggggccagttAACACCTTGCCATCCAGTCCCACTGGGGACACAATGGTCCAGGCAGATTTAAAcctcctgctttaaaaaaaaaaaaaaagtgtatttggTAAAAACATTTCTTAGAAGATGCCTGTAAGGGTCCCTGGATATATTTGCATTGTGTTACTACATCCCTTTGTAAATGTCTTTATTCTAACATAAATAACCCCAGTTTGGACAATCTTTCAAGGCTGGACAATGCAGAGTGCCACAAgcctctctgtctccagcagtgagTTTCCTCTCAGCAATGCCCTTTCAGTGTCACCAATGTCTCCAGCAGCGTAAGCTTCCTCTCAACAGTGCCCCCGTCAGTGCCAGCAATAAAACTCCAGTAATATGAGcttcataggaacataagaaatgcaacAATTGGGTCAGATTAATGACCCATTTGAGCCATCACTCTGTCTCCAACAGGGACCAATCCGGGTTTGCTTGGAAGGAGGGAAGCAAACAGATCCTAACGGGGGGCCCACCCCATCACTGCCCACCAGTAGTGCCACTTCTCCGTGCCACCCGTGGCTTCAGCGGCGGTGCCGGTGCAAGGATGTTCAGCCGCCCTTGGCGGCGACGTCATCCTACcgcgtgatctctctctctctccgcggTCTCGCTAATGCAACGTATCGCGCCAGGCATGCCCTCACATCGACCGCGGCGTCCTGCCCACTTCCGGTGCCCTAGGCGGCCGCCTACTTCGCCTAACGCCTCTCGCCGGCCCTGTTCAGCAGCGAGTTCCCTCCTAGCAGTGCCCCTGGCCAGCtgtagttaggattctggcagggTGGCCTTCCTCCCATCCGCGGCAGCCTGGATTTCAGTTTCCGCTGTCTCAGTACTCTGTAGCAGGCTTATCCTCTACAAGGCATTGCCCCGAGACTGATTTTGGGACTCTATGCAAAGTAACAGAGGGACTGCTATTCAGGCACAAGCAGACTTTGTGCGTCAGCTGTCGTCAGCTCATGAAAACAAGCAAGAATGACCTTGAAATAACCCTGCTCCCCATCTCCAAAACGCACATACACCTTATCCCCCACATCCATCTAGTCCCTTCTCCATACACATacaccttcttccctcccctggAGACATCCTGGCCCTCAAAATTATGGGCAAGTCCCCCTCCACATACACATTTTACCCTGCCTCCCCCACTCCTGCCACACACACCTTATCTCTCACCACCATATAATCAGTCTactctctccccacccaccccatgCACACTGGAAACGGCAGAGACTGGAATATGGTGTAAGAACCAGTGCTGCCCTCGTCTCTAGTGATGCCATAAAAAGCTATAACCGCACTATTGATAAGAAGTAGATAAAGTGAGTG
Proteins encoded in this region:
- the USP2 gene encoding ubiquitin carboxyl-terminal hydrolase 2 isoform X2 codes for the protein MRNSYTITLPQALPVSQLPIFSKQLQKENSVSGSLLLSTFLEFLLNKAKYSKTVHGLTGLRNLGNTCFMNSILQCLSNTKELREYSLQGLYSRDLSSARRTNTALMEAFAQLIQTMWTSSANEVVSPSEFKTQIQKYAPRFVGYNQQDAQEFLRFLLDGLHNEVNRVTVRPKAPSSDLDLLPDTEKGRQMWQKYLEREDSKIVDLFVGQLKSSLTCSECSYCSTVFDPFWDLSLPIAKKGHSEVSLMDCMRLFTKEDILDGDEKPTCCRCKVRRKCTKKFTIQKFPKILVLHLKRFSEARIRTSKLSTFVNFPLKDLELREFSSDGSAHAVYNLYAVSNHSGTTMGGHYTAYCRNSLTGEWHMFNDSRVTPMASSQVRSSDAYVLFYELSSPSSRM